One Centroberyx gerrardi isolate f3 chromosome 2, fCenGer3.hap1.cur.20231027, whole genome shotgun sequence DNA window includes the following coding sequences:
- the rxfp3 gene encoding relaxin-3 receptor 1: protein MSGELADSYEGSAGIFPSASFNFNCILNTTNRSYGDYFHPSGFGKADFVGDGSAVLRIIISVIYSLVCALGLVGNLLVLYLMKSKQVWKKSSINLFVTSLAVTDFQFVLTLPFWAVENALDFTWLFGKAMCKIVSYVTAMNMYASVFFLTAMSVARYWSLASALEGKRRRPRCCSARCITVIIWFAAVSAALPHAVFSTTATVSEEELCLVKFPDTFGNAQFLLGLYHAQKVLIGFVVPLGIISACYLLLLRFITSNNVNTSSAKRRAKVTKSVTIVVLSFFLCWLPNQALTAWGILIKLNAVHFSYEYYTTQVYVFPVSVCLAHSNSCLNPILYCLMRREFRKALKKLFLQMVSPAVTTMRPFTATTKPERDEQGHALVPVSAPEEPVAFYPPGAVIYNNMNDLPQNST, encoded by the coding sequence ATGTCCGGGGAATTGGCCGACTCCTACGAAGGGTCAGCAGGGATTTTCCCTAGCGCCTCCTTCAACTTTAACTGCATTTTGAACACAACCAACCGGTCATACGGCGACTACTTCCACCCGTCAGGTTTTGGCAAAGCTGATTTTGTTGGAGACGGCTCCGCTGTGCTGAGGATTATCATCTCTGTGATCTACTCTCTGGTTTGTGCCTTGGGACTGGTTGGGAACTTACTGGTCCTGTATCTCATGAAATCGAAACAGGTGTGGAAGAAATCCTCCATTAACCTTTTCGTAACTAGTTTGGCAGTGACCGACTTCCAGTTTGTCCTGACTCTGCCGTTCTGGGCGGTGGAGAACGCCTTGGACTTCACCTGGCTTTTCGGTAAAGCCATGTGCAAGATCGTTTCCTATGTGACAGCTATGAACATGTACGCCAGTGTGTTTTTCCTCACCGCTATGAGCGTGGCGAGGTACTGGTCCCTCGCCTCTGCGCTCGAAGGCAAGAGGCGGCGGCCGCGCTGCTGCTCCGCACGGTGCATCACCGTCATCATATGGTTCGCCGCCGTGTCCGCCGCTCTGCCGCACGCCGTTTTCTCCACAACAGCGACAGTGTCCGAAGAGGAGCTGTGCCTCGTCAAATTCCCGGACACTTTCGGAAACGCGCAGTTTCTACTGGGACTCTACCACGCTCAGAAAGTTCTCATAGGTTTCGTGGTCCCGCTGGGCATCATTTCAGCCTGCTATCTGCTCCTGCTGCGCTTCATCACCTCCAACAATGTAAATACTTCCAGCGCTAAAAGACGCGCCAAGGTCACCAAGTCCGTCACCATCGTGGTCCtgtccttcttcctctgctggcTTCCCAACCAGGCGTTAACAGCCTGGGGGATCCTCATTAAACTCAACGCGGTTCACTTCAGCTACGAGTACTACACCACGCAGGTTTACGTTTTCCCCGTGTCCGTGTGCCTGGCGCACTCCAACAGCTGCCTGAACCCCATCCTGTACTGCCTGATGAGGCGGGAGTTCAGGAAAGCGCTGAAAAAACTTTTCTTGCAGATGGTGTCGCCGGCCGTGACCACCATGAGGCCGTTCACAGCCACCACGAAACCAGAGAGGGACGAGCAGGGGCATGCCCTGGTTCCCGTCAGCGCCCCCGAGGAGCCAGTGGCGTTTTATCCTCCGGGTGCCGTTATTTACAATAACATGAACGATCTGCCGCAAAACAGTACTTAG